The Saxibacter everestensis genome has a window encoding:
- a CDS encoding carboxymuconolactone decarboxylase family protein — protein MIVTELTVGRWRSLTPTQTALATMVSAGDIGCSWCMDFGVWEHLNQGVDPVKLREVPNWRESAVYTDAERRVMEYASAMTQSPPTVTDEMVSRLQAELSEAQVVELTALIALENQRSRFNFAMGLTSQGFKASCDLADR, from the coding sequence ATGATCGTCACCGAACTGACCGTCGGCCGATGGAGATCTTTGACGCCAACCCAGACGGCGCTGGCGACGATGGTGTCAGCGGGTGACATTGGCTGTAGCTGGTGCATGGATTTCGGCGTCTGGGAACATCTCAATCAGGGCGTTGACCCGGTTAAACTCCGTGAGGTGCCAAATTGGCGAGAGTCGGCTGTCTACACTGATGCCGAGCGCCGGGTGATGGAATACGCGAGTGCCATGACGCAGAGTCCGCCCACGGTCACCGATGAGATGGTCTCTCGCCTGCAGGCTGAGCTGAGCGAAGCTCAGGTTGTCGAGCTGACCGCGCTGATCGCGCTGGAGAATCAGCGCTCGAGGTTTAATTTTGCAATGGGATTAACAAGCCAGGGTTTCAAGGCAAGCTGCGATCTGGCGGACAGGTGA
- a CDS encoding NAD(P)H-dependent flavin oxidoreductase, with protein sequence MLKTWLTQTLDLSVPIISAPMASRAGGELAHAVSAAGGLGMLGAGRVVSPEWIAENATIARYGPIASSTDGDGVPSSPGTRTEAALSNRNAGTGGEITPLRFGIGLMTWAIDEDRALLDASLATGPALISLSFGDPSPYVEDVHSVGSLAAMQVNTLADLRLAETAGIDLIIVQGAEAGGHTGQRATLPLLQDVLESTELPVVAAGGISTGRGLAAVLAAGAHGAMIGTALLASPEVTMPEGLRERILAAESDDTVYTSVFDLAQRQPWPSRWGGRALRNEFTDRWHGRGSELADDADAAGEVRAANSSGDPGNASVYAGEAVGAVRESLPAGEVIQRINAEAEARLRSLL encoded by the coding sequence GTGCTGAAGACGTGGCTGACCCAGACGCTGGACCTGAGTGTCCCAATCATTTCCGCCCCGATGGCTTCCCGGGCCGGCGGCGAACTCGCTCACGCGGTGTCTGCCGCGGGAGGGCTCGGCATGCTTGGCGCCGGCCGGGTCGTCAGTCCGGAATGGATCGCGGAGAATGCAACCATTGCCCGGTATGGCCCGATCGCCAGTAGCACCGACGGCGACGGTGTTCCCTCGAGCCCTGGCACCCGGACCGAGGCTGCTCTCTCGAACCGGAACGCCGGGACCGGCGGCGAAATCACGCCGCTCAGGTTCGGCATCGGCCTGATGACCTGGGCGATCGACGAGGACCGGGCGCTGCTGGACGCAAGCCTGGCCACCGGTCCCGCCCTGATCTCCCTGTCGTTCGGAGATCCGTCGCCATATGTGGAGGATGTGCATTCCGTCGGCTCACTCGCCGCGATGCAGGTGAATACGCTCGCCGACCTCCGGCTGGCCGAGACGGCAGGAATCGATCTGATCATCGTCCAGGGCGCCGAGGCTGGCGGACACACCGGGCAGCGAGCAACACTGCCGTTATTGCAGGACGTGCTGGAGAGCACCGAGCTGCCGGTGGTAGCGGCCGGCGGCATCAGCACCGGACGAGGACTCGCGGCAGTGCTGGCCGCGGGCGCTCACGGCGCGATGATCGGGACCGCGCTGCTGGCCAGCCCGGAGGTTACGATGCCGGAAGGACTGCGGGAACGGATCCTGGCCGCCGAGAGCGATGACACCGTCTACACCAGTGTCTTCGACCTGGCGCAGCGGCAGCCATGGCCCTCCCGCTGGGGCGGCCGGGCATTGCGCAATGAGTTCACCGACCGTTGGCACGGTCGCGGCAGTGAACTGGCGGATGACGCCGACGCAGCCGGCGAAGTGCGAGCGGCGAATAGCTCCGGCGATCCCGGCAACGCCAGTGTCTACGCCGGCGAGGCAGTGGGCGCGGTCCGGGAATCCCTGCCGGCCGGCGAGGTCATTCAGCGGATTAATGCCGAAGCAGAAGCCCGGCTCCGCTCACTCCTGTAG
- a CDS encoding NUDIX hydrolase, whose amino-acid sequence MSAPLPKPGPQRSRVPTVEETSAGGIVVDFSSPQHTVAVIARFNRAGRIEWCLPKGHLEGKESAAEAAVREIAEETGITGDIVGNLGSVDYWFSVAGFRIHKVVHHYLLRATGGRLTIENDPDAEAIDVAWIPMDELPARLSFANERRMVLAAKSQLAGLQ is encoded by the coding sequence ATGTCTGCCCCATTGCCGAAGCCGGGACCGCAACGTTCCCGCGTACCAACCGTGGAGGAAACCTCCGCCGGTGGCATAGTCGTAGACTTCAGCTCGCCGCAGCACACCGTCGCGGTGATCGCGCGCTTCAATCGGGCCGGCCGGATCGAGTGGTGTCTGCCCAAGGGCCACCTGGAAGGCAAGGAGTCAGCTGCCGAGGCGGCGGTGCGCGAAATCGCCGAAGAGACCGGGATCACCGGAGACATCGTCGGCAACCTTGGGAGCGTTGACTACTGGTTCTCGGTGGCGGGCTTCCGGATCCATAAAGTGGTGCACCATTATCTGCTGCGCGCCACCGGTGGCCGGCTGACGATAGAGAATGACCCCGACGCGGAAGCGATCGATGTCGCCTGGATCCCGATGGACGAGCTCCCCGCGCGACTGTCCTTCGCCAACGAGCGCCGGATGGTGCTGGCGGCAAAATCCCAGCTGGCAGGACTTCAGTGA
- a CDS encoding SPFH domain-containing protein: MDFGLGAAIGVGLVVLFVVIILARSLRIVPQARAGVVERFGRYQRTLNPGLSVVIPFVDRVLPLLDLREQVVSFPPQPVITEDNLVVSIDTVVYFQVNDARAATYEIANYIHAVEQLTTTTLRNVVGGLNLEEALTSRDQINGQLRGVLDDATGRWGIRVSRVELKAIDPPHSIQDSMEKQMRAERDRRAAILTAEGTKQSQILTAEGERQAAILSAEGAAKAAILNADAQSKAAILRADGESQAIQKVFQAIHAGDADPKLLAYQYLQTLPKLAEGSSNKLWIIPSEISEAIKGIGGAMGANAAGGAGLSGMFTGRTSGDSGSESGDFGDSGDSGDDESARAPGRRAQRSGVGRPAPPEPLVDATNAVESVLEDIRNPKHTPLEDVIEPPAMPPIPSGLDAPTTPVSRSAAPAQAPAPAQAPAPAPAEPAEAQAPDAGDAAATDAAAEQPGDAARAPASSEHPAPEHPEEQR; this comes from the coding sequence ATGGATTTCGGATTAGGGGCGGCCATAGGCGTCGGCCTCGTCGTGCTGTTCGTCGTCATCATCCTGGCGCGCTCGCTGCGCATCGTTCCGCAGGCCCGCGCCGGGGTGGTCGAACGTTTCGGCCGGTACCAGCGGACGTTGAATCCCGGCCTTTCCGTCGTCATCCCGTTCGTCGACCGGGTGTTGCCGCTGCTGGACCTGCGTGAACAGGTTGTCTCATTTCCGCCGCAGCCGGTGATCACGGAAGACAACCTCGTGGTGTCGATCGACACAGTGGTGTACTTCCAGGTCAACGACGCCCGGGCGGCAACCTACGAGATTGCGAACTACATTCATGCCGTCGAACAGCTGACTACGACGACGCTGCGTAACGTCGTCGGTGGCCTGAACCTGGAGGAGGCGCTCACCTCCCGTGATCAGATCAACGGCCAGCTTCGCGGCGTGCTCGACGATGCGACCGGCCGCTGGGGGATCAGGGTTTCCCGCGTCGAGCTGAAGGCAATCGATCCGCCGCACTCGATCCAGGATTCGATGGAAAAGCAGATGCGCGCAGAGCGAGACCGGCGTGCGGCGATCCTGACGGCAGAGGGCACGAAGCAGTCCCAAATTCTGACCGCAGAGGGCGAACGACAGGCAGCCATCCTGAGCGCGGAAGGCGCGGCCAAGGCCGCCATCCTGAATGCGGACGCGCAATCCAAGGCCGCAATTCTGCGAGCCGATGGCGAATCTCAGGCTATCCAGAAGGTGTTCCAGGCAATTCACGCCGGCGATGCCGATCCGAAGCTGCTCGCTTACCAATACCTGCAGACTCTGCCGAAGCTCGCCGAAGGGTCGTCCAACAAGCTGTGGATCATCCCATCCGAGATCAGTGAGGCGATTAAGGGCATCGGCGGCGCAATGGGCGCGAATGCGGCGGGCGGCGCAGGTCTGTCCGGAATGTTTACCGGTAGGACATCCGGCGATTCGGGTAGTGAATCCGGCGACTTCGGCGATTCCGGCGATTCCGGCGACGATGAGAGCGCGCGGGCTCCCGGACGCCGGGCGCAGCGTTCGGGCGTTGGCCGCCCGGCTCCGCCGGAACCGTTGGTCGATGCGACGAATGCGGTCGAATCGGTGCTTGAGGACATCCGAAATCCCAAGCACACGCCGCTGGAAGACGTTATCGAACCTCCGGCCATGCCACCGATTCCGAGCGGCCTCGACGCACCGACAACTCCTGTGTCACGGTCGGCTGCCCCGGCGCAGGCACCTGCCCCTGCGCAGGCACCTGCCCCGGCACCTGCAGAGCCAGCCGAGGCGCAGGCCCCGGATGCCGGCGATGCCGCGGCAACGGATGCCGCTGCCGAGCAGCCTGGGGATGCCGCCCGGGCTCCGGCGTCTTCCGAGCACCCTGCGCCCGAGCACCCCGAGGAACAGCGCTAG
- the sigJ gene encoding RNA polymerase sigma factor SigJ has translation MTHEAAEFDDDRTDTAGNNATDTGGTRRHVELFAAHRGDLVGAAYRVLGSVHDAEDVVQDAWLRWSGVDIDTVRMPRAYLLQTVTRLALNRVRDQARRREEYIGPWLPEPAVAAEAEHQVELADDVSMALLVVLAALSPAERAAFVLKEVFGLPYGDIAEALDRSESAVRQLAHRAKNHVHERAPRYPVSPKTHHEVTVRFLEAVQNGSVDELLSLMAPDVTLITDGGGIRKAALRPLLGADNIIRWLFGVLAKPDVADLEMSLGHVNGQSAVVAHNGSAIDSVVFFDVDDGLIREGYAIRNPEKLRHLRLADIRVEREV, from the coding sequence ATGACCCACGAAGCGGCCGAGTTCGACGACGACAGGACCGACACCGCCGGGAACAACGCGACCGACACCGGCGGAACCCGCCGGCACGTGGAGCTCTTCGCCGCCCACCGTGGCGACCTGGTAGGCGCCGCTTATCGGGTGCTGGGCAGCGTGCATGATGCCGAAGACGTTGTGCAGGATGCGTGGCTGCGATGGTCCGGCGTCGACATTGACACGGTGCGGATGCCGCGAGCCTACCTCCTGCAGACCGTGACCCGGCTGGCACTGAATCGGGTGCGCGACCAAGCCCGCCGGCGTGAGGAATACATCGGGCCATGGCTGCCGGAGCCCGCCGTCGCGGCCGAGGCAGAACATCAGGTGGAACTCGCCGACGACGTGTCGATGGCTTTGCTGGTGGTGCTCGCGGCGCTATCGCCGGCGGAACGCGCGGCATTTGTGCTGAAGGAGGTCTTCGGCCTCCCATACGGCGACATTGCAGAGGCGTTGGATCGTAGTGAAAGTGCGGTGCGACAGCTCGCCCATCGGGCGAAGAACCACGTCCATGAGCGGGCGCCGCGGTATCCGGTCAGTCCGAAGACACACCACGAGGTGACGGTCCGATTTCTCGAAGCCGTGCAGAACGGTTCGGTCGATGAGCTGTTGAGCCTGATGGCGCCGGACGTCACCCTGATCACCGATGGCGGCGGCATCCGCAAGGCGGCACTTCGTCCGTTGCTCGGCGCAGACAACATCATCCGGTGGCTGTTCGGCGTGTTGGCAAAGCCGGATGTCGCCGATCTGGAGATGTCGCTGGGCCACGTCAATGGCCAAAGCGCCGTCGTCGCCCACAATGGCTCCGCGATCGATAGTGTCGTGTTCTTCGATGTTGATGACGGATTGATCCGCGAGGGCTACGCCATCCGAAATCCTGAGAAGTTGCGGCACCTGAGGCTCGCCGACATCCGGGTAGAACGCGAAGTCTAG
- a CDS encoding pyruvate dehydrogenase yields MARTVADQLVEQLRNAGVRRIYGIVGDSLNPVVDAVRRTGGSAKGGIDWIHVRHEEAAAFAAAADAQLTGELAVCAGSCGPGNLHLINGLYDAHRSGARVLAIASHIPSTEIGSGYFQETHPDRLFNECSLYTELVSTAAQAPRVMRSAMQAAITQGGVAVVTLPGDIAELAAIGPTPALALPATPAVVPPESEVRRLADAINAAGKVAIFAGQGVAGAHDEVVALAEKIGAPIGHSLRGKEHIQYDNPFDVGMTGLLGYGAAHAGIHDADLLILLGTDFPYSQFLPNDVRTAQVDIDPSKLGRRTKVELPLQGDVGATLRALTPLVETKTDRGYLRKWLKKHDELMTKVVGAYTKDVEKTTPIHPEYVASILDQVADDDAVFTTDTGMSNVWTARYINPTGKRRFIASMLHGSMANALPHAIGAQFADRQRQVISVSGDGGLSMLLGELLTISMYKLPVKVVVFNNSTLGMVKAEMLVDGLQDFGVDVPMVDYAALAGSLGIHTQRVEHPRDIRQALESAFTVDGPALVDVVTDPRALSIPPTLTGEQLKGFALAMSKVVLSGGVGEAVQMARSNLRNIPRP; encoded by the coding sequence ATGGCACGCACAGTCGCTGATCAACTCGTCGAACAACTGCGAAACGCCGGGGTGCGCCGCATCTACGGCATCGTGGGCGACAGCCTCAACCCGGTGGTTGACGCCGTCCGCCGCACCGGCGGTTCGGCCAAGGGCGGCATCGACTGGATCCACGTGCGGCACGAGGAGGCAGCGGCATTCGCCGCGGCGGCGGATGCCCAGCTCACCGGAGAGCTCGCGGTGTGCGCCGGCTCCTGCGGACCGGGCAACCTGCACCTGATCAACGGACTCTACGACGCCCACCGATCAGGCGCCCGGGTACTGGCGATCGCCTCGCACATTCCAAGCACCGAGATCGGCTCCGGCTATTTCCAGGAAACCCACCCTGATCGCCTGTTCAACGAATGCTCGCTCTATACCGAGTTGGTATCGACGGCGGCACAGGCGCCGCGCGTGATGCGATCCGCGATGCAGGCCGCCATCACCCAGGGTGGCGTCGCCGTCGTAACTCTGCCCGGCGATATAGCCGAGTTGGCCGCCATCGGGCCGACGCCTGCGCTCGCATTGCCGGCTACTCCCGCTGTCGTGCCTCCCGAGTCGGAGGTCCGGCGACTGGCCGACGCCATCAACGCGGCCGGCAAGGTCGCGATCTTCGCCGGCCAGGGGGTCGCGGGAGCTCACGATGAGGTGGTTGCGCTGGCAGAGAAGATCGGCGCCCCGATCGGCCACTCCCTTCGTGGCAAGGAGCACATTCAGTACGACAATCCCTTTGACGTCGGGATGACCGGCCTGCTCGGCTACGGGGCGGCGCACGCGGGAATCCACGATGCCGACCTGCTGATCCTGCTCGGCACCGATTTCCCGTATTCGCAGTTCCTGCCGAACGACGTCCGCACCGCCCAGGTCGACATCGATCCGTCGAAACTAGGCCGGCGCACCAAGGTAGAGCTCCCGCTGCAGGGCGACGTGGGCGCGACGCTGCGGGCGCTGACACCGCTCGTCGAGACGAAGACTGACCGAGGCTACCTGCGCAAATGGCTGAAGAAGCACGATGAGCTGATGACGAAGGTGGTCGGCGCGTACACAAAGGATGTCGAGAAGACGACGCCGATCCACCCCGAGTACGTTGCGTCGATCCTGGACCAGGTGGCCGACGACGACGCTGTCTTCACCACCGACACCGGGATGTCGAACGTTTGGACCGCGCGCTACATCAACCCAACCGGTAAGCGCCGATTCATTGCCTCGATGTTGCACGGCTCGATGGCGAACGCGCTGCCGCACGCGATCGGCGCGCAATTCGCAGATCGTCAGCGGCAGGTGATCTCGGTATCCGGCGATGGCGGATTGTCGATGCTGCTCGGCGAGCTACTCACCATTTCCATGTACAAGCTGCCGGTCAAAGTCGTGGTGTTCAACAACTCGACCCTCGGCATGGTGAAGGCCGAGATGCTGGTCGATGGCCTGCAGGACTTCGGCGTCGACGTCCCGATGGTCGACTATGCCGCACTGGCTGGATCGCTGGGAATTCACACCCAGCGGGTGGAACATCCGCGCGACATCCGGCAGGCGCTCGAGTCGGCCTTCACCGTCGACGGTCCCGCCCTGGTCGACGTAGTCACCGATCCCCGGGCGCTGTCTATCCCGCCGACGCTGACCGGTGAGCAGCTCAAGGGCTTCGCGCTGGCAATGAGCAAGGTGGTGCTCAGTGGCGGCGTCGGCGAGGCGGTTCAGATGGCGCGTTCGAACCTGCGCAACATCCCGCGGCCGTAA
- a CDS encoding AMP-binding protein produces the protein MSVTDEFRAARDALVANRQDYDKAVAEFSWPEFEEFNFALDWFDQIAVDNDSPALWIVEQDGSETKRSFAELSSRSNQVANWMRAAGVSRGDRIVVMLGNQVELWETMLAGTKLGAVLIPTTTMLGPADLSDRISRGKAKFAVVGAPDAGKFDDVPGDYSLIVVGADTVPSGAHNYADADSASLEFTPDAATRADDALLLYFTSGTTAQAKLVEHTHVSYPVGHLSTMYWIGLEPGDVHLNVASPGWAKHAWSNFFTPWIAEACVFLYNYERFDASALMTQMERAGVTSFCAPPTVWRMLIQADLSQLGTPPQKVVGAGEPLNPEVIERVQQAWGVTIRDGFGQTETTVQIANSPGQQVKAGSMGRPMPGYPVVLVDPATGEVGDEGEICLDLSKRPLGLMVGYHDAPELTQRSMRDGFYHTGDVAARDSQGYITYVGRADDVFKASDYRLSPFELESVLIEHEAVAEAAVVPSPDPVRLAVPKAYVVLANGFEPTADTARKILGFCRENLAAYKRIRRLEFAELPKTISGKIRRVELRAREHELHAPPVEEPVSSIGPDGGAEPAVGEGFGHEFSDSDFPELKG, from the coding sequence ATGAGCGTGACTGACGAGTTCCGGGCTGCTCGGGATGCCCTGGTTGCAAACCGACAGGACTATGACAAGGCGGTCGCCGAGTTCAGCTGGCCAGAGTTCGAGGAGTTCAACTTCGCCCTGGACTGGTTCGACCAGATAGCCGTCGATAACGACTCACCTGCGCTGTGGATCGTCGAACAGGACGGCAGCGAGACGAAGCGCAGCTTCGCCGAGCTCTCTTCCCGGTCGAATCAGGTAGCAAACTGGATGCGGGCAGCTGGCGTCTCACGGGGCGACCGGATCGTCGTGATGCTCGGTAACCAGGTCGAGCTCTGGGAGACAATGCTGGCCGGCACCAAGCTCGGCGCCGTGCTGATACCCACGACAACTATGCTCGGCCCTGCCGACCTCAGCGACCGGATTTCCCGTGGCAAGGCGAAGTTCGCCGTTGTCGGAGCCCCGGACGCGGGAAAATTCGACGACGTTCCCGGTGACTACTCGTTGATCGTGGTGGGCGCGGACACCGTACCGTCCGGCGCGCACAACTACGCGGACGCCGATAGCGCCTCCCTGGAGTTCACGCCGGATGCGGCCACCAGGGCGGATGACGCGCTGTTGCTGTACTTCACCTCGGGAACCACGGCCCAGGCGAAACTCGTCGAACACACCCACGTCTCGTATCCGGTCGGCCATCTTTCAACCATGTACTGGATTGGGCTCGAGCCGGGTGACGTTCACTTGAATGTGGCCTCGCCGGGCTGGGCCAAGCATGCCTGGTCGAACTTCTTCACCCCGTGGATCGCCGAGGCCTGCGTATTCCTCTACAACTATGAGCGGTTCGACGCCTCCGCGCTGATGACCCAGATGGAACGCGCCGGAGTGACGAGTTTCTGTGCGCCGCCCACCGTGTGGCGGATGCTGATCCAGGCGGATCTCAGTCAGCTCGGCACGCCGCCGCAGAAGGTGGTCGGCGCAGGTGAACCGCTCAACCCCGAGGTGATCGAGCGGGTGCAGCAGGCGTGGGGCGTCACCATCCGGGATGGCTTCGGCCAGACCGAGACAACTGTGCAGATCGCGAATTCCCCCGGCCAGCAGGTCAAAGCTGGATCGATGGGACGGCCGATGCCCGGATATCCGGTGGTGCTGGTGGATCCGGCCACAGGCGAAGTCGGCGACGAGGGCGAGATCTGCCTCGATCTGAGCAAGCGGCCACTCGGGTTGATGGTCGGCTATCACGATGCCCCGGAGCTGACCCAGCGATCGATGCGCGATGGTTTCTACCACACCGGGGATGTCGCCGCCCGGGATTCGCAAGGCTACATCACCTATGTAGGCCGGGCCGACGACGTTTTCAAGGCCTCGGACTACCGGCTCTCGCCGTTCGAGTTGGAAAGCGTGCTGATCGAACACGAGGCCGTTGCCGAGGCGGCCGTGGTCCCGTCGCCGGATCCGGTGCGACTGGCTGTGCCGAAGGCGTATGTCGTGCTGGCAAACGGCTTCGAGCCGACGGCAGATACCGCGCGCAAGATCCTTGGGTTCTGCCGGGAGAACCTGGCTGCGTACAAGCGGATTCGACGCCTGGAGTTCGCCGAGCTGCCGAAGACAATTTCCGGAAAGATTCGCCGGGTGGAACTGCGGGCCCGCGAGCACGAATTGCATGCACCGCCGGTTGAGGAACCCGTCTCCTCGATCGGACCCGACGGCGGAGCGGAGCCTGCGGTCGGCGAGGGCTTCGGCCACGAGTTCTCCGACTCGGACTTTCCCGAACTGAAGGGCTAA
- a CDS encoding CCA tRNA nucleotidyltransferase, translating to MAVPDPKLAQSRLADRLLELDPVVGELGRRYAAAGFELALVGGSVRDAFLGRKVPDLDLTTDARPDETLSVIKGWADTHWDIGREFGTIGLRKGDDIIEITTYRAEAYEPDSRKPTVAFGNSLEGDLSRRDFTIGAMAVRLPDLTFVDPHGGFDDLTSGVIRTPGTAESSFSDDPLRMMRAARFSAQLGFELHPDVLAAISAMSGRIEIISAERVREELVKLICAKGARRGIEVLVDTGLADRVLPEVSALRLERDEHHRHKDVYQHSLTVLDQAIGYESTAEAKTDPGAIVGPDFVLRFAALMHDVGKPATRRFEPGGAVTFHHHDVVGAKLTAKRMKALRFDKETTKAVARLVELHLRFYGYGDAGWSDSAVRRYVTDAGPLLSRLHALTRSDVTTRNRRKAERLAFAYDDLEQRIVLLKEREELDAVRPDLDGRQIMELLDVPPGPVVGQAYKYLLSLRMEHGPLGEDAAADRLREWWATQG from the coding sequence ATGGCCGTGCCCGACCCCAAGCTCGCGCAATCGCGTCTCGCCGACCGGCTCCTGGAGCTCGATCCCGTCGTCGGAGAGCTTGGCCGCCGGTACGCCGCCGCCGGGTTTGAACTCGCCCTTGTCGGCGGCTCGGTCCGGGATGCATTCCTCGGCCGGAAGGTTCCCGATCTCGACCTGACAACCGATGCGCGGCCGGACGAGACGCTGTCCGTCATCAAGGGCTGGGCCGATACCCACTGGGACATCGGCCGGGAGTTCGGCACGATCGGCCTGCGCAAGGGCGACGACATCATCGAAATCACGACGTACCGGGCAGAGGCCTACGAGCCCGATTCGCGGAAACCGACCGTGGCATTCGGTAACAGTCTTGAAGGAGACCTCTCCCGCCGTGACTTCACCATCGGTGCGATGGCGGTTCGGCTGCCGGATCTGACCTTTGTCGATCCGCATGGCGGGTTTGACGACCTGACCAGTGGCGTCATCCGCACGCCAGGAACGGCCGAGAGTTCGTTCTCGGATGACCCGCTGCGGATGATGCGCGCGGCCCGATTCTCCGCGCAGCTCGGCTTTGAGCTGCATCCGGACGTGCTCGCTGCCATCTCCGCCATGAGTGGGCGGATCGAGATCATCTCCGCCGAGCGAGTGCGAGAAGAACTGGTCAAGCTGATCTGCGCGAAGGGCGCCCGCCGCGGCATCGAGGTGCTGGTCGACACCGGACTGGCCGACCGGGTCCTGCCGGAGGTGTCGGCGCTCAGGCTGGAACGGGATGAGCACCATCGGCACAAGGATGTCTATCAGCACTCGCTGACCGTGCTCGATCAGGCGATCGGTTACGAAAGCACCGCCGAGGCGAAGACCGACCCGGGCGCCATCGTCGGGCCGGATTTTGTGCTGCGTTTCGCCGCGCTGATGCACGATGTGGGGAAGCCGGCCACCCGACGGTTCGAGCCAGGCGGTGCGGTGACCTTCCACCATCACGATGTGGTCGGGGCAAAGCTGACCGCGAAGCGGATGAAGGCGCTCCGATTCGATAAGGAAACCACCAAGGCGGTCGCCCGGCTGGTCGAGCTGCACCTGCGGTTCTATGGCTACGGTGACGCCGGCTGGTCGGATTCCGCCGTGCGACGTTACGTGACCGACGCGGGGCCGCTGCTGAGCCGGCTGCACGCGCTGACCCGATCCGATGTGACGACCCGGAACCGCCGGAAGGCCGAGCGGCTGGCCTTCGCCTATGACGACCTGGAGCAGCGGATCGTGCTGCTGAAGGAGCGCGAGGAACTCGACGCCGTCCGTCCGGACCTGGATGGCCGGCAGATCATGGAGCTACTGGATGTTCCACCCGGCCCGGTGGTCGGCCAGGCATATAAGTACCTGTTGAGCCTGAGGATGGAGCACGGGCCGCTGGGCGAAGACGCCGCCGCGGACCGGCTCCGGGAGTGGTGGGCGACCCAGGGGTGA
- a CDS encoding VOC family protein yields MATRLNPYLGFRDEAKQAMAFYQSVFGGELTSSTFGEFQASDDPAEQDKIMHSMLTTDSGMVLMASDTPQGMDYTPGSNYSVSLSGEDEAELRGFWDKLSDGGNVTMPLGPAPWGDSFGMCVDKFGVSWLVNIAGSQP; encoded by the coding sequence ATGGCGACACGTCTAAACCCTTATCTCGGTTTTCGGGACGAGGCAAAACAAGCGATGGCCTTCTATCAGTCGGTTTTCGGCGGCGAGCTGACCAGCAGCACCTTTGGCGAGTTTCAGGCCAGCGATGACCCGGCTGAGCAGGACAAGATCATGCATTCCATGCTGACCACCGATAGCGGCATGGTGCTGATGGCGTCAGACACTCCCCAAGGCATGGACTACACGCCCGGGAGCAACTACTCCGTCTCGCTCAGTGGTGAGGACGAAGCCGAACTGCGCGGTTTCTGGGACAAGCTCTCCGACGGTGGCAACGTCACGATGCCGCTCGGCCCAGCTCCGTGGGGCGACAGTTTCGGGATGTGCGTCGACAAGTTCGGCGTGAGTTGGCTGGTGAACATAGCCGGATCCCAGCCTTAA
- a CDS encoding NfeD family protein gives MSDNSWAVWLAMIVVLGGIELVTLDLLFAMLAVGAIGGLLADVMGAPLPVEIGVAGVVAIGMIFAVRPVALKHLRKGPALQRTNADALLGASAIAIESVTSSAGLVRIGGDVWTARVLESDDVIEPDEKVYVARIDGATAVVSRDEVV, from the coding sequence ATGAGCGACAACAGCTGGGCCGTATGGCTAGCGATGATTGTCGTTCTCGGCGGCATCGAACTCGTCACCCTTGACCTGTTGTTCGCGATGCTTGCCGTCGGCGCGATCGGCGGCTTGCTCGCAGATGTGATGGGCGCGCCGCTTCCGGTCGAAATTGGGGTAGCCGGCGTGGTCGCTATCGGGATGATCTTCGCGGTGCGGCCGGTCGCGCTGAAGCACCTTCGGAAGGGGCCCGCACTGCAGCGAACCAATGCTGACGCGTTGCTGGGTGCATCGGCAATTGCGATCGAATCGGTCACCTCGTCGGCCGGCCTGGTCAGGATCGGCGGCGACGTCTGGACGGCCAGGGTGCTGGAGTCCGACGACGTGATCGAACCGGATGAAAAGGTGTACGTCGCACGAATCGATGGCGCGACGGCGGTGGTCAGCCGGGACGAAGTCGTTTAG